In Haemophilus parainfluenzae, the sequence AATTACGGTGATGTAGAAGCACTAAAAGGTATCAATCTTTCTATAGAAAAAGGCGAAGTTGTCGTTATTTTAGGTCCATCGGGTTGTGGTAAAAGTACTTTTTTACGCTGCCTAAATGGACTGGAGGAAATAAAGCGCGGTCAGATTTTGCTGCAAAATGCAGGCGAATTAGGTAAAGACATTCCTTGGGTTAAAGCGCGTCAACGCATTGGGATGGTATTCCAAAGTTATGAACTCTTTGCTCATTTATCAGTGATTGACAATATTTTAATCGGCCCTTTAAAAGTACAAAAACGCGATCGTGCAGAAGCTGAAAAACAAGCCGATGAGTTACTTAAACGTGTAGGCCTATATGATCGAAAAAATGCCTATCCACGTGAATTATCCGGTGGACAAAAACAGCGAATTGCCATTGTACGTTCACTTTGCATGAACCCTGAAATTATTCTGTTTGATGAAGTCACTGCTGCCCTTGACCCAGAAATGGTACGTGAAGTACTTGATGTAATTTTAGGTCTTGCCAAAGATGGCATGACGATGCTTATCGTTACCCATGAAATGAACTTTGCCCGTCAAGTGGCTAATCGCATCGTGTTTATGGATAAAGGGCAAATCATTGAACAGGCAAAACCAGAAGATTTCTTCACGAATCCAACCACGGATCGTGCGAAAACATTCTTAAATATCTTAAATTATGAACCGAGAGGGACAAACTATGAAGAAAACATTTAAAACATTGACCGCACTTTTCGCTACTGCCACCTTAGCATTTGGCTTAACCGCGTGTAATGACAAAGAACCAGCTAAAGACGAGGCAAAAACAGTTTCAAGCCTTGAGCAAATACAAAAAGATGGCAAAGTACGCATTGGTGTATTTAGCGATAAACCACCATTTGGTTATGTGGATGCACAAGGCAAAAGCCAAGGCTTTGATGTTGAAATTGGTAAAGCGATCGGTAAAGATTTATTAGGTGATGAAAACAAAGTGGAATTTGTTTTAGTGGATGCCGCAAACCGTGCAGAATACTTACTTTCTAAGAAAGTTGATATTATTCTTGCCAACTTCACTGTAACACCAGCACGTAAAGAAGTGGTGGATTTTGCTAATCCATATATGAAAGTGGCACTCGGTGTCGTTTCGAAAGATGGCTCAGTGATTACGGATCTTGAACAATTAAAAGGCAAAACTTTAATTGTAGATAAAGGCACTACTGCTGATATTTTCTTCACCAAAAACTATCCAGATGTGAAGTTATTGAAATTCGAACAAAATACAGAAACCTTTGAAGCCTTACGTGATGGCCGTGGTGATGCATTATCTAATGACAATACCTTCTTATTCGCTTGGGCAAAACAAAATCCAGGTTATACCGTGGGCGTAAAAAACTTTGGTGATCAAGATGTTATTGCACCAGCTGTTCGCAAAGATGCACCTGAATTGTTAAATTGGTTAAATAACGAAATCCAAACTCTAGGCAAAGATGGGCGTTTAAAACAAGCTTACGAAAAAACCTTATTGCCAGTTTATGGTGATACCGTCAGCGAAAGCGATATCGTGGTTGAGTATAAATAATTCTCCCACATTCACTTCTCCTTTAGTCCAACTCAAGGAGAAGTGAAAACTTACTAAGTTTTGACCGCACTTCCAATTTTAAATGCGAAATATGTTTTTTCTAGATATATGCCTATTTTACCCTTCAACAGCATTTCTTGTATTATCACTTTATAACATCTAAATTTGATAATAATTCTTATTTATGGCAATATTCTGATGTTTTATTCAGACAGGAGTTTATATGCAAAAAAAATCAACAATTCGTTTAATTTTGGCCGTTCTATTACTGACTTTTGGTATCACTACTCAAGCAGAAATAAAAACAATCAAAGATGTATTAGGACGAGAAGTTAACGTTGATGTGCCCGTAAAAAATGCCGTGTTAGGCTTTTACTATCCTGATTACATTGCTGTTACGGGTGTTGAAAATTTTAAATATGTTAAAGGTATCTCACGTGAATTTTGGGAAAAATTTAATCCAGGAAGTTGGGCATTGTTTTCTGAAAAAATACCTGAACTCAAAAATATTGCTGATATTGGTAATGTAAATACAGGAACTTTCTCAACCGAAAAAACCTTGGCATTAAAACCTGATGTATTGATTCTTGCAGAATGGCAATATCAAACTATTGGTTCCGAACTACCAAAGTTAGAACAAGCTGGCGTTCCAATTATTGTTGTCGATTTTAATGCTCAAAGTGTAGAACGACACACCCAAAGCGCAAAGATTTTTGGGCAACTTGCAGGTACCGAAGAACGAGCAAATAAAATTGCAGATGAATATGCTCAAGGCATTACTGATATTCAAAAACGTGTAAAAGAGGCTAACCTACCTAAACCTAAAATCTATGTAGAATTTGGCAATAAAGGTCCTAGTGAATATAGCTTTACCTTTGGTAAAAATATGTGGGGTGCTATTGCTGAAACTGTTGGCGGGGATAACGTAAGCGCGCCTTTTGTCGAAAATTGGGGACCAATTAATCCAGAACAACTTCTTGCCGCACAACCTGAAGTGATTATGATTTCTGGCACAGAAATGGGGCATGAAACTAACGATGAAAT encodes:
- a CDS encoding amino acid ABC transporter ATP-binding protein, which produces MALLEIKNLVKNYGDVEALKGINLSIEKGEVVVILGPSGCGKSTFLRCLNGLEEIKRGQILLQNAGELGKDIPWVKARQRIGMVFQSYELFAHLSVIDNILIGPLKVQKRDRAEAEKQADELLKRVGLYDRKNAYPRELSGGQKQRIAIVRSLCMNPEIILFDEVTAALDPEMVREVLDVILGLAKDGMTMLIVTHEMNFARQVANRIVFMDKGQIIEQAKPEDFFTNPTTDRAKTFLNILNYEPRGTNYEENI
- a CDS encoding cysteine ABC transporter substrate-binding protein; translation: MKKTFKTLTALFATATLAFGLTACNDKEPAKDEAKTVSSLEQIQKDGKVRIGVFSDKPPFGYVDAQGKSQGFDVEIGKAIGKDLLGDENKVEFVLVDAANRAEYLLSKKVDIILANFTVTPARKEVVDFANPYMKVALGVVSKDGSVITDLEQLKGKTLIVDKGTTADIFFTKNYPDVKLLKFEQNTETFEALRDGRGDALSNDNTFLFAWAKQNPGYTVGVKNFGDQDVIAPAVRKDAPELLNWLNNEIQTLGKDGRLKQAYEKTLLPVYGDTVSESDIVVEYK
- a CDS encoding ABC transporter substrate-binding protein, with amino-acid sequence MQKKSTIRLILAVLLLTFGITTQAEIKTIKDVLGREVNVDVPVKNAVLGFYYPDYIAVTGVENFKYVKGISREFWEKFNPGSWALFSEKIPELKNIADIGNVNTGTFSTEKTLALKPDVLILAEWQYQTIGSELPKLEQAGVPIIVVDFNAQSVERHTQSAKIFGQLAGTEERANKIADEYAQGITDIQKRVKEANLPKPKIYVEFGNKGPSEYSFTFGKNMWGAIAETVGGDNVSAPFVENWGPINPEQLLAAQPEVIMISGTEMGHETNDEMMAMGININEQDAQKRLKGFLTRAGWQDLPAVKNHRVYGIYHTASRSLSDLAAAQFMAKALYPKLFEDIDPQKTFMDFHKNYLPIIPSGTFFIKLKD